A part of Dasypus novemcinctus isolate mDasNov1 chromosome 7, mDasNov1.1.hap2, whole genome shotgun sequence genomic DNA contains:
- the MTX2 gene encoding metaxin-2 isoform X3, whose protein sequence is MCNLPIKVVCRANAEYMSPSGKVPFIHVGNQVVSELGPIVQFVKAKGHSLSDGLGEVQKAEMKAYMELVNNMLLTAELYLQWCDEATVGEITHARYGSPYPWPLNHILAYQKQWEVKRKMKAIGWGNKTLDQVLEDVDQCCQALSQRLGTQLYFFNKQPTELDALVFGHLYTILTTQLTNDELSEKVKNYSNLLAFCRRIEQHYFEEHDKGSLSIRLS, encoded by the exons ATGTGTAATCTGCCTATCAAAGTGGTTTGTAGGGCAAATGCAGAATATATGTCTCCATCTG GTAAAGTACCTTTTATTCATGTGGGAAATCAAGTAGTATCAGAACTTGGTCCAATAGTCCAATTCGTTAAAGCCAAG GGCCATTCTCTTAGTGATGGACTGGGTGAAGTCcaaaaagcagaaatgaaagccTACATGGAATTAGTCAACAATATGCTGTTGACTGCAGAG TTGTATCTTCAGTGGTGTGATGAAGCTACAGTAGGGGAG ATCACTCATGCTAGGTATGGATCTCCTTACCCTTGGCCACTGAATCATATTTTGGCCTATCAGAAACAATGGGAAGTCAAGCGTAAGATGAAAGCTATTGGATGGGGTAACAAGACTCTGGACCAG GTCTTGGAAGATGTAGACCAGTGCTGTCAAGCTCTTTCTCAAAGACTGGGAACACAACTGTATTTCTTCAATAAGCa gCCTACGGAACTAGATGCACTGGTATTTGGGCATCTGTATACCATTCTTACCACACAGTTGACGAATGATGAACTTTCTGAGAAGGTGAAAAACTATAGCAACCTCCTTGCTTTCTGTAGAAGAATTGAACAGCATTATTTTGAAGAGCATGATAAGGGTAGCTTATCTATCAGGTTGTCTTAG